The following proteins come from a genomic window of Carassius carassius chromosome 10, fCarCar2.1, whole genome shotgun sequence:
- the LOC132151389 gene encoding protein-glutamine gamma-glutamyltransferase 5-like, protein MDEIKFKSINLQQTQNQIQHKTDGLSSSTLVLRRGQAFTVLMNYDGRPFDPMKEKLIFRIVLGPLSVEVPVSSFGQPSLTQWSAFLERRVPNPTGPRVLSVSLSSPASASVGVYTLQLRVETRWTVITYLLGQFTLLCNPWCQADSVFLQAEDLRNEYVRSDFGLLFKGSPGNMVSRPWSFDQYEKGILDICMKLLQLSPQYQADMRTDLQNRSSPVYIGRVISAMVNSNDDKGVLMGNWSGDYSGGINPSQWSGSADILRKWAETQFRAVKYGQCWVFAAVMCTVMRALGIPTRVITNFNSAHDTDGNMVIEEYYNEMGEKLSISRDSIWNFHVWVESWMKRPDLGQGYDGWQVLDATPQERSAGIFRCGPAAVKAIYQQKVDAQYDVPFVYAAVNADVRTIIIKDRKILSTSIDKKRVGELISTKRPGSMLMQDITSEYKTEKVRRGEGATGRVASKGTAVSLQLLKAPVVGENISFNVIITNNAAAPKLLKKHVNAQNKEYNRNPTGTFWEAHDDVKIGPKETLTIKHEISFKDYMLKEAAEDFMVNLAVVIEDVESQERVLASEEFNIRSPALNVQIQNEYVIINTQQVATVTFTNPFSTAVSGELTVACSGLLEQKLQTRITIQPRETMRMPISFTPRMAGSKMLYASLVLTNPPTVLHGFKTINVQAS, encoded by the exons ATGGATG AGATCAAGTTTAAAAGTATCAACCTGCAACAGACACAAAACCAGATCCAGCACAAAACTGACGGTCTGAGCTCCAGCACTCTGGTTCTGCGGAGAGGACAGGCCTTCACAGTCCTAATGAACTATGATGGACGACCATTTGATCCAATGAAGGAAAAACTGATCTTCCGAATTGTTCTAG GTCCTCTGTCTGTGGAGGTCCCGGTCTCCTCGTTCGGACAGCCCTCTCTGACTCAATGGAGTGCCTTCCTGGAGAGGCGTGTACCGAACCCAACTGGACCCCGTGTGCTGTCTGTATCACTGTCCAGCCCTGCGTCTGCTTCTGTCGGCGTCTACACACTCCAGCTGAGGGTTGAGACTCGCTGGACTGTAATAACATATCTGTTAGGCCAGTTCACGCTCCTCTGCAACCCCTGGTGCCAAG CTGATTCGGTGTTCCTGCAGGCTGAGGATCTGAGGAATGAATATGTCAGGAGTGATTTCGGCCTGCTGTTTAAAGGCAGCCCTGGTAACATGGTCTCCAGACCCTGGTCATTCGATCAG TATGAAAAAGGGATACTGGACATCTGTATGAAATTGCTGCAGTTGAGTCCTCAATATCAAGCGGACATGAGAACAGATCTGCAGAACCGCAGCAGTCCGGTGTACATCGGCCGTGTGATCTCAGCGATG GTGAACTCTAATGATGATAAAGGGGTGTTAATGGGAAACTGGTCAGGTGACTACAGCGGTGGCATCAACCCTTCACAGTGGTCCGGCAGCGCAGATATTCTCAGGAAGTGGGCAGAAACACAATTCAGGGCTGTGAAATACGGACAGTGCTGGGTGTTTGCTGCTGTCATGTGTACAG TAATGCGAGCTCTTGGAATTCCGACTCGAGTCATCACCAACTTCAACTCCGCTCACGACACAGATGGGAACATGGTGATCGAGGAATATTACAATGAGATGGGGGAGAAACTGTCCATCAGCAGGGATAGCATCTG GAACTTCCATGTTTGGGTGGAGAGTTGGATGAAGAGGCCTGATCTGGGTCAAGGTTATGACGGATGGCAGGTTCTCGACGCCACGCCACAAGAGAGGAGCGCAG GAATTTTCCGCTGTGGTCCTGCTGCTGTTAAAGCCATTTATCAGCAGAAGGTGGATGCTCAATACGATGTGCCATTCGTTTATGCAGCAGTGAATGCCGATGTGCGTACAATAATCATCAAAGACAGGAAGATATTATCAACCAGCATTGATAAAAAAAGAGTTGGAGAACTGATCTCCACCAAACGTCCAGGATCCATGCTTATGCAGGACATCACGTCTGAATACAAAACTGAGAAGG TCCGAAGAGGTGAAGGTGCTACAGGAAGAGTGG CTTCTAAGGGCACTGCAGTTTCTCTGCAGCTTCTGAAAGCCCCTGTAGTCGGAGAAAACATTTCTTTCAATGTCATAATCACTAACAATGCGGCCGCTCCAAAACTGCTGAAAAAACACGTGAACGCTCAGAACAAGGAGTACAACCGCAATCCCACTGGAACCTTCTGGGAGGCTCATGACGACGTGAAGATTGGCCCGAAAGAAA CTCTGACTATAAAACATGAGATCTCCTTCAAGGACTACATGCTGAAGGAGGCTGCGGAGGATTTTATGGTTAACCTGGCAGTGGTTATAGAGGATGTGGAGTCTCAGGAGAGAGTGCTGGCATCAGAAGAGTTCAACATCCGCAGCCCTGCCCTCAATGTACAG ATTCAGAATGAGTATGTGATCATCAACACACAGCAAGTAGCCACCGTGACCTTCACCAACCCATTCAGCACAGCAGTGAGCGGTGAACTGACCGTAGCCTGCTCAGGACTTTTGGAGCAGAAGCTTCAAACAAG GATTACGATCCAGCCTCGAGAAACCATGAGGATGCCCATCAGTTTCACTCCCAGGATGGCAGGTTCCAAGATGCTTTATGCTAGTTTAGTGCTGACAAATCCACCCACCGTCCTCCACGGATTCAAGACCATCAATGTTCAAGCATCTTAG